One Prodigiosinella aquatilis DNA window includes the following coding sequences:
- a CDS encoding metal ABC transporter permease: protein MTTIFEPGFFSSQPVQTALIIGGGAAVVSGVVGVFTVIRGQSFAGHALADVSSAGGALSFLLGINPLAGLLAMALLASMGMELVDMRRARERDLVTGIVLGAGLGLSALFLYFDVTTHSTTGAAISVMFGSMFAIPPSIIPLALLVGLGALVVTAILYRPLLLSSLDVELAEIHGIKTRVIGLLYLIVLALSVALSSMTVGAVLSTALLIGPAATALRLARRPATAILMAIIIGLAATWGGILLAYDSYYWTPGHGWPVSFFIVALIFITYLACTHLKITKGN from the coding sequence ATGACCACCATTTTTGAACCGGGCTTTTTTTCCAGCCAACCGGTGCAAACTGCACTGATTATTGGTGGAGGCGCGGCGGTCGTCTCTGGCGTTGTCGGTGTGTTTACCGTGATACGTGGCCAGTCTTTTGCTGGTCACGCACTGGCAGATGTCAGCAGTGCTGGCGGCGCCCTCTCCTTTCTTCTGGGCATTAATCCGTTGGCCGGCCTGCTGGCTATGGCGCTTCTGGCCTCGATGGGGATGGAGCTGGTCGATATGCGGCGCGCTCGCGAACGGGATTTAGTCACCGGTATTGTGCTGGGCGCCGGTCTCGGCCTTTCGGCACTGTTTTTATATTTCGATGTCACCACTCATAGCACGACTGGTGCGGCAATCAGCGTGATGTTTGGTTCTATGTTTGCTATTCCCCCTTCGATTATTCCGCTGGCATTACTGGTGGGTCTTGGTGCGTTGGTTGTTACAGCCATTCTCTATCGCCCGTTGTTGCTGAGTTCTCTCGACGTTGAACTGGCTGAAATTCACGGTATAAAAACCCGGGTTATCGGGCTGCTGTACCTGATCGTTCTCGCGCTGTCGGTGGCGCTTTCCTCAATGACCGTCGGTGCCGTGTTATCAACCGCGTTACTGATAGGTCCTGCGGCTACGGCACTACGGCTGGCAAGACGCCCGGCAACCGCCATTTTGATGGCGATTATTATCGGACTGGCCGCAACCTGGGGCGGAATTCTGTTGGCTTACGATAGTTACTACTGGACGCCAGGACACGGCTGGCCGGTGAGTTTTTTTATTGTGGCGTTGATATTCATCACCTATCTGGCTTGTACACACCTTAAAATCACTAAGGGGAATTAG